In Bos mutus isolate GX-2022 unplaced genomic scaffold, NWIPB_WYAK_1.1 CTG266, whole genome shotgun sequence, the genomic stretch GAAAATACCCTCAGTATGACTGTCAGGAGCTCAGGATTTGATGTATAATAACTAACAACTTATTTTCCAGTGTCCATGTGCTTCTCAGTATCCTCGGATGAAGTCCCATCATGACATTTACAATAGTTCCATTGAGTTCACACCTGCAACATTCACTCTTGTTGGATCCCAGGGCTTGAAGCAGAGCACATCTGGATATCTATACCATTCTGCCTGATGTACACTATCATTTTCCTAGGAAATGGCATCATTCTTCACATCGTCCGGTTTGATCCTGCTTTGCACCAACCCGTACGCTTCTTTCTGGCCATGTTGGTCTTTGTGGAACTTGGTGTCTCTGTTTCCTGCCCACTGTTGTTGGGCATTTTCCTCTTTGGCATTAATAATATAAGTTTTGGTGGTTGTCTGCTACAGATGTTTtccatgcattcttttttttttagttttatttttaaactttgcaatattatattggttttgccaaatatcaaaatgaatccgccacaggtatacatgtgttccccatcctgaaccctcctccctcctccctccccataccatccctctgcgtcgtcccagtgcaccagccccaagcatccagtattgtgcatcgaacctggactggcgactcgttccatatatgatattatacatatttcagtgccattctcccaaatcatcccaccctctccctctcccacagagtccaaaagactgctctatacatcagtatctcttttgctgtctcgtatacagggttattgttaccatctttctaaattccatatatatgtgttagtatactgtattggtgtttttctttctggcttacttcactctgtataatggaatCAGGCATCCTACTGGCCATGTCTGTAGACCACTTTGTGGCCATATACAGCCCACTGCGATATACCATCATTCTGACAATTCTCCGCATCAGCAGGATGGGTGTCACCATTGCCTTTCACAGTGTGGTGCTCGTGTTCCCACTGCTTCTTCTCCTGAAGCGTCTGCTCTTCTACAGCCACAATACCCTCACACACTCTTACTGCCTCCACTCAGATCTGATCAAGTTGCCCTGTGGAGATACCCACCCCAATAGCATCTTGGGTCTCTTTGTCATTTCCTTTACATTTGAGCTAGACTCATTGCTGATAGTGATTTCTTGCATGCTGATTCTTCATACAGTACTGGGTATTGTTTCTGGGGCAGGACGGTGGAGGGCTCTGAACACCTGTGTGTCACACACCTCAGCTGTGCTTGTGTACTATGTGCCCATAATCATTCTTTC encodes the following:
- the LOC102283830 gene encoding olfactory receptor 51I2-like, with the protein product MGTGQAFLFREVIGLEAEHIWISIPFCLMYTIIFLGNGIILHIVRFDPALHQPVRFFLAMLVFVELGVSVSCPLLLGIFLFGINNISFGGCLLQMFSMHSFFLMESGILLAMSVDHFVAIYSPLRYTIILTILRISRMGVTIAFHSVVLVFPLLLLLKRLLFYSHNTLTHSYCLHSDLIKLPCGDTHPNSILGLFVISFTFELDSLLIVISCMLILHTVLGIVSGAGRWRALNTCVSHTSAVLVYYVPIIILSLIHRFGHHLPLFLQTVMASVYLFFPPVANCIVYSIKTKEILRSIVRHCLKRGMWYLRGYSENTGTWIRAIAWILDFQMGKLYSV